The nucleotide window GCCGCTCTGCGACGACGACCTTCGTCGCCGGTCTTCGGACTTCGTTGTAACGCCATTTCAGCCGGTCCGGGCCTTCGATCTCCTGATCCCCGCCCGGGTGATACGTCGGCCAGATGACGGTGACGGCGTACTCCCCGGGCGGCAGGCCGTCGCCGGGCTGCAGGGTGGAGACGAAGCCACGGCGGGCGGGACCAGTTCGCTTCATGGTCGCTCTCGGTGTCAGTCGGTGCGCCGGCGGTCGGCGCCGCGGGCGCCGACGGCAGGCGGAGATCGCCAGGTCGTCCGGTCGCGCCACAAGGCGCGCGGTGTGCCGAACCGATCGCACCTGTTTGAGACAGTCCGTTGCCTGAATTAACTAAAATACGGGGAGCTGTGTGGGCGTCCGGCTCGAGCGCGGAATGATCACCGCTGGTCACAGCGCGTTCGCTTTGCGGTGACCATTCCGCCGCACCGCCCGGGCGGCGTGGTGACCGGATCGAATGCCTCGTCGAACACCCCGAGCGTGTGCGCGTTGCGGTTACCGCGCACCACCATCACCTTCTCGGCCCCGACGTACCGGCCGCGCAACGGCCAGCCTCGGCGGGTGCGATCCTCGCGCCGCGCCCCGGCACCGAAGGCGGATAAACGCGTTCGGGGCCGGCGAACGGGATCGTGTCCCGTTCGCCGGCCCCGAACGTGCCGCGTCGTATCGAGCCGACGGGGTCAGCTCGTGATGCCCTTCGTGATGTTCAGGAAGATGTGCTCGATGTTGATCTCTTCCTCGCGGAAGCTGTGCAACTTGAACCGCTCGGCGATGAGCCGCTCGGGAATGAAGCTGCCGTCGTCCAGCCCGGCCCGCAGCGCCACGCGGACCAACCCGGCCTTCGGGTCCACCGCCGCGGACGACACCTCTTTGTAGGTGCCGAGCTTGTTGGCGGCGTCGGGGTTGCGGTCCCCCACCGACACCAGGAACACCCGCCCGCCGCGGATCTTGCGGACCTGCTCCTCGGCCGCCTCCACGCTGCCGTTGAAGATCAGCTTCCCGCGCTCGATGATCCCGAGCGTGTTACAGATCTCCGCCAGCTCCGGGAGGATGTGCGACGACAGCATGATCGTCTTGCGCTCCTGCCGGAGCCGCTTGATCAGCTCGCGCATCTCGATCCGCGCCCGCGGGTCGAGGCCGCTGGCGGGCTCGTCGAGGAGGAGCACCTGCGGGTCGTGCAGCAGCACGCGGGCCAGCCCGAGCCGCTGCGTCATCCCGCGGCTGAGGCTCGTGACCAGCGCGTCCCGCTTGTACCCCAGGTCCACGTAGTCCAGAACCTGCGCCACCTTCTTCCGGCGCGCCTCGCCCTGGATGCGGTACATGGCCGCGAAGAACTCCAGGTACTCGGTCACCTTCATGTCGTCGTACACGCCGAACGCGTCCGGCATGTACCCGATGGCCCGGCGGATCTCCGTGGACCCGGTGTAGATCGAGTACCCGCACACCGTGGCCTCGCCCCAGCTCGGGTTGAGCAGCGTGGCGAGCATCCGCATGGTGGTGGTCTTGCCGGACCCGTTCGGGCCGATGAACCCGTACACGTCGCCCGGCTCCAGCTTCAGCGACAGCCGGTCCACCGCGAACAGCTCGCCGTACTTCTTGGTCAGGTCGCGGCACTCAATCATTGGGAAAGTTCCAAGTTCCAGGTTCCAAGTTCCAGGTTGGCGGGCCGCGGGGAACTATTCGCTGTCGTTCGGTGCGTACTTTCGACCGCCGAGATCTGAACGTTCGAGGTAGCGGATCAAACCCACCAGCAGTCGGGTCGTGTCACGCGCCAACGCGGTCATTCGCCGGAACGTCATCTCATCGATGTACTCGGCATCGAGCGCGGCACAAAGTTGCGACCGCACCTCACCCGCCGAGCCTTTCGCAACGTACAACAACTGCCGAAATTCAGCGTTCCCGTCTCGCTCGTAGCGCTCGGCAATGTTCGACATGACCGAGATCGAAGCACGCCGGATCTGGTCTCGA belongs to Gemmata obscuriglobus and includes:
- a CDS encoding four helix bundle protein, with product MGAITRFEDTEGWKKARELNRAVYQVTRGEPFARDFALRDQIRRASISVMSNIAERYERDGNAEFRQLLYVAKGSAGEVRSQLCAALDAEYIDEMTFRRMTALARDTTRLLVGLIRYLERSDLGGRKYAPNDSE
- a CDS encoding ABC transporter ATP-binding protein, which translates into the protein MIECRDLTKKYGELFAVDRLSLKLEPGDVYGFIGPNGSGKTTTMRMLATLLNPSWGEATVCGYSIYTGSTEIRRAIGYMPDAFGVYDDMKVTEYLEFFAAMYRIQGEARRKKVAQVLDYVDLGYKRDALVTSLSRGMTQRLGLARVLLHDPQVLLLDEPASGLDPRARIEMRELIKRLRQERKTIMLSSHILPELAEICNTLGIIERGKLIFNGSVEAAEEQVRKIRGGRVFLVSVGDRNPDAANKLGTYKEVSSAAVDPKAGLVRVALRAGLDDGSFIPERLIAERFKLHSFREEEINIEHIFLNITKGITS